A genomic window from Triticum urartu cultivar G1812 chromosome 7, Tu2.1, whole genome shotgun sequence includes:
- the LOC125524629 gene encoding uncharacterized protein LOC125524629 produces the protein MSLLPLFLRPAARFLGPFLAGRPAEAAATVLHRAGVLPRNRALRRLVRDDGGAEDCIARLVVSVVSCLC, from the exons ATG TCTCTGCTGCCGCTGTTCCTGAGGCCGGCGGCGCGGTTCCTGGGGCCGTTCCTGGCGGGCCGgccggcggaggcggcggccacGGTGCTGCACCGCGCCGGCGTGCTCCCGAGGAACCGGGCGCTGCGGCGGCTCGTCAGGGACGACGGCGGCGCCGAGGACTGCATCGCGCGTCTCGTCGTCAGCGTGGTGAGCTGCCTCTGCTAG
- the LOC125522511 gene encoding uncharacterized protein LOC125522511 → MGLSASGAMQWWDEWQLRVLVLGSLFVQYLLFFSSVVRRPALPSWFRLLFWLAYLGGDALAIYALATLFNRHKQQEQLAAGLEVLWAPVLLIHLGGQHLITAYSIEDNELWR, encoded by the coding sequence ATGGGTCTATCAGCATCAGGCGCCATGCAGTGGTGGGATGAGTGGCAGCTGCGCGTCCTCGTGCTGGGCAGCCTCTTCGTCCAGTACCTGCTCTTCTTCTCCTCCGTGGTGCGTAGGCCTGCCCTCCCGTCTTGGTTCAGGCTGTTATTCTGGCTCGCCTACCTAGGCGGCGACGCTCTCGCGATATACGCCCTGGCCACCCTCTTCAACCGCCAcaagcagcaggagcagctcgcCGCCGGCCTGGAGGTGTTGTGGGCGCCCGTCCTCCTCATCCACCTCGGGGGGCAGCACCTGATCACCGCCTACAGCATCGAAGACAACGAGCTATGGAGGTGA